The Desmodus rotundus isolate HL8 chromosome 3, HLdesRot8A.1, whole genome shotgun sequence genome includes a region encoding these proteins:
- the FBXO2 gene encoding F-box only protein 2, with protein sequence MDGDGDPESVSQPEASPEEQQEEACAEEASAGEEEEAEAAFLDELPEPLLLRVLAELPAAELVQVCRLVCLRWKELVDGAPLWLLKCQQEGLVPEGGSEDERDHWQQFYFLSKRRRNLLRNPCGEEDLEGWCDVEHGGDGWRVEEMPGDCGMEFIHDENVKKFFASSFEWCRKAQVIDLQAEGYWEELLDTTQPAIVVKDWYSGRSDAGCVYELTVKLLSEHEDVLAEFNSGQVAVPQTDDNGGWIEISHTFTDYGPGVRFVRFEHGGQDSVYWKGWFGARVTNSSVWVEP encoded by the exons ATGGACGGAGACGGTGACCCAG AGAGCGTGAGCCAGCCTGAGGCGAGCCCcgaggagcagcaggaggaggcGTGCGCGGAGGAGGCGAGCgccggggaggaggaggaggcggaggcggcGTTCCTGGACGAGCTGCCGGAGCCGCTGCTGCTGCGCGTGCTGGCAGAGCTGCCGGCAGCAGAGCTCGTGCAGGTGTGCCGCCTGGTGTGTCTGCGCTGGAAGGAGCTGGTGGACGGCGCCCCCCTGTGGCTGCTCAAGTGCCAGCAGGAGGGGCTGGTGCCCGAGGGCGGCTCTGAGGACGAGCGCGACCACTGGCAGCAGTTCTACTTCCTGAGCAAGAGGCGGCGCAACTTGCTCCGAAACCCGTGCGGGGAAG AGGACTTGGAGGGCTGGTGCGACGTGGAGCATGGCGGGGACGGCTGGAGGGTGGAGGAAATGCCCGGAGACTGTGGGATGGAATTCATCCACGACGAAAACGTCAAGAAGTTCTTTGCTTCCTCCTTCGA GTGGTGTCGAAAAGCGCAGGTCATTGACCTGCAGGCTGAGGGATACTGGGAGGAGCTGCTGGACACCACTCAGCCGGCCATCGTGGTGAAGGACTG GTACTCAGGTCGCAGCGACGCAGGCTGCGTGTATGAGCTCACGGTGAAGCTGCTGTCAGAGCACGAAGACGTGCTGGCCGAGTTCAACAGCGGGCAGGTGGCGGTGCCGCAAACGGACGACAATGGGGGCTGGATCGAG ATCTCCCACACTTTCACCGACTACGGGCCCGGCGTTCGCTTCGTCCGCTTCGAGCACGGGGGACAGGACTCCGTCTACTGGAAGGGCTGGTTCGGGGCCCGCGTGACCAACAGCAGCGTGTGGGTGGAGCCCTGA
- the LOC112299451 gene encoding F-box only protein 44, producing the protein MQESVQKPGAMAVGNINELPETILLELFTHVPARQLLLRCRLVCSLWRDLIDLVTLWKRKCLREGFITEDWDQPVADWKIFYFLRSLHRNLLHNPCAEEGFEFWSLDVNGGDEWKVEDLSGDQRKEFPNDQVKKYFVTSYYTCLKSQVVDLKAEGYWEELMDTTRPDIKVKDWFAARPDCGSKYQLCVQLLSSAHAPLGTFQPDPAMIQQKSDAKWREVSHTFSNYPPGVRYIWFQHGGVDTHYWAGWYGPRVTNSSITIGPPRCPDASEPPSTER; encoded by the exons ATGCAG GAGAGCGTCCAGAAGCCAGGAGCCATGGCGGTGGGGAACATCAACGAGCTGCCTGAGACCATCCTGCTGGAACTGTTCACACACGTGCCCGCCCGCCAGCTGCTGCTGCGCTGCCGCCTCGTCTGCAGCCTCTGGCGCGACCTCATAGACCTCGTCACCCTCTGGAAGCGCAAGTGCCTGCGGGAGGGCTTCATCACCGAGGACTGGGACCAGCCTGTGGCCGACTGGAAAATCTTCTACTTCCTACGAAGCCTCCACAGGAACCTCCTGCACAACCCATGTGCAGAAG AGGGATTTGAGTTCTGGAGCCTGGACGTGAATGGGGGCGATGAGTGGAAGGTGGAAGATCTCTCTGGAGACCAGAGGAAGGAATTCCCCAATGACCAGGTCAAGAAATACTTCGTGACTTCTTATTA cacctgcctcaaGTCCCAGGTGGTGGACCTCAAGGCCGAAGGGTATTGGGAGGAGCTGATGGACACCACACGGCCAGACATCAAGGTCAAGGACTG GTTCGCAGCAAGGCCGGACTGCGGGTCCAAGTACCAGCTGTGCGTTCAGCTCCTATCGTCAGCACATGCGCCTCTGGGGACCTTCCAGCCAGACCCAGCAATGATCCAGCAGAAGAGTGATGCCAAGTGGAGGGAG gtCTCCCACACCTTCTCCAACTACCCGCCCGGCGTCCGCTACATCTGGTTTCAGCACGGCGGCGTGGACACCCACTACTGGGCCGGCTGGTACGGCCCGAGGGTCACCAACAGCAGCATCACCATCGGGCCCCCCCGCTGCCCTGATGCCTCCGAGCCCCCATCCACAGAACGCTGA
- the LOC112299112 gene encoding F-box only protein 6, with protein MALVGINELPENILLEVFTYVPARQLLLRCRPVCSFWRDLIDVVTLWKRKSLREGFVTEGWDQPVADWKIFYFLCSLRRNLLRNPCAEEGMTSWCIDSNGGDQWNVETLPGACGTDFPSSKVRNYFVTSYDLCLKSQMVDLKAEGYWEELMDEFRPDIVVTDWFAARADCGCTYNIRVQLVSADYITLASFEPPPVTIHQWNDATWTEVTHTFSDYPPGVRHILFQHGGNDTQFWAGWYGPRITNSSIVISPKTTRNPAPSTAQPRPRW; from the exons atggCCCTGGTCGGCATCAACGAGCTGCCGGAGAACATCCTGCTGGAGGTGTTCACGTACGTGCCAGCGCGCCAGCTGCTGCTGCGCTGCCGACCCGTCTGCAGTTTCTGGCGCGACCTCATCGACGTCGTGACGCTCTGGAAGCGCAAGAGCCTGCGGGAGGGCTTCGTCACCGAGGGCTGGGACCAGCCTGTGGCCGACTGGAAGATCTTCTATTTTTTATGCAGCCTCCGCAGGAACCTCCTACGCAACCCGTGTGCCGAAG AGGGTATGACATCCTGGTGTATCGACTCCAATGGGGGCGACCAATGGAATGTGGAGACCTTACCTGGAGCCTGTGGGACAGACTTTCCTAGCTCCAAAGTCAGGAACTACTTCGTCACATCCTATGA ctTATGCCTCAAGTCCCAGATGGTGGACCTCAAAGCCGAGGGCTACTGGGAGGAGCTGATGGATGAGTTCCGGCCTGACATAGTGGTGACGGACTG GTTCGCCGCTAGAGCAGACTGTGGCTGCACCTACAACATCCGAGTACAGCTGGTCTCAGCTGACTACATCACTTTGGCCTCCTTCGAGCCCCCACCTGTGACCATCCATCAGTGGAACGATGCCACATGGACAGAG gTCACCCACACCTTCTCCGACTACCCTCCTGGCGTCCGCCACATCCTCTTCCAGCACGGGGGCAATGACACCCAGTTCTGGGCAGGCTGGTACGGGCCCCGCATCACCAACAGCAGCATCGTCATCAGCCCTAAGACGACCAGGAACCCGGCGCCCtccacagcccagcccaggcccag GTGGTGA
- the MAD2L2 gene encoding mitotic spindle assembly checkpoint protein MAD2B, with product MTTLTRQDLNFGQVVADVLCEFLEVAVHLILYVREVYPVGIFQKRKKYNVPVQMSCHPELNQYIQDTLHCVKPLLEKNDVEKVVVVILDKEHRPVEKFVFEITQPPLLSISSDSLLSHVEQLLRAFILKISVCDAVLDHNPPGCTFTVLVHTREAATRNMEKIQVIKDFPWILADEQDVHMHDPRLIPLKTMTSDILKMQLYVEERAHKSS from the exons ATGACTACGCTCACGCGACAGGACCTCAACTTTGGCCAAG TGGTGGCCGACGTGCTCTGCGAGTTCCTGGAGGTGGCCGTGCACCTAATCCTCTACGTGCGCGAGGTCTACCCAGTGGGCATTTTCCAGAAGCGTAAAAAGTACAACGTGCCTGTCCAG ATGTCCTGTCACCCGGAGCTGAACCAGTACATCCAGGACACGCTGCACTGTGTCAAGCCACTCCTGGAGAAG aatgatgtggagaaagtggtggtggtaaTTTTGGACAAAGAGCACCGCCCAGTGGAGAAGTTCGTCTTTGAAATCACCCAGCCTCCACTGCTGTCCATCAG cTCAGACTCCCTGCTGTCTCACGTGGAGCAGCTGCTCCGAGCCTTCATCCTGAAGATCAGCGTGTGTGATGCTGTGCTGGACCACAACCCCCCGG GCTGTACTTTCACAGTCTTGGTGCACACGAGGGAAGCCGCCACTCGCAACATGGAGAAGATCCAGGTCATCAAG GACTTCCCCTGGATCCTGGCAGACGAGCAGGACGTCCACATGCACGACCCCCGGCTGATACCCCTGAAAACCATGACGTCAGATATTTTAAAG ATGCAGCTCTACGTGGAAGAACGAGCTCATAAAAGCAGCTGA